One Mycolicibacterium sp. ND9-15 genomic window, GAATTCCGGTGCAGGACACCGCATTCGCGTGGGCCTACAACCTGTCGAAGAACGGTGAGGGGAGCCCGAAGACCCGCATCATCGGACCGAACTGCCCCGGCATCATCACGCCCGACGAGGCGCTGGCGGGCATCACGCCGGCCAACATCACCGGCGCCGGTCCGGTCGGTCTGGTGTCGAAGTCCGGGACGTTGACCTACCAGATGATGTACGAGCTGCGCGATCTCGGGTTCTCGACGGCCATCGGCATCGGCGGAGACCCGGTGATCGGCACCACGCATATCGACGCGATCGAGGCCTTCGAGAAGGATCCCGACACCAAGGTCATCGTGATGATCGGCGAGATCGGCGGCGACGCCGAGGAGCGGGCCGCCGATTACATCAAGGCCAACGTGAGCAAGCCGGTCGTCGGCTACGTCGCGGGCTTCACGGCGCCGGAGGGCAAGACGATGGGCCACGCCGGCGCGATCGTCTCCGGGTCGTCGGGCACGGCGCAGGCCAAGAAGGAAGCGCTGGAGGCCGCGGGGGTGAGGGTCGGCAAGACGCCGTCGGAGACCGCCCGGCTGGCACGGGAGATCCTGCAGACTCTGTAGTTCGTTCGCCGCGCGAGCTTCCTCCTCACCGCGAGTGACCGTGTCTGTACGCCGACACGCCGTCACCTGACGTACAACAGCGGTCGCTCGCGGCGTGCCGAGTGGGCGCACGCAGATGTGAAGTTGACCGCAGGATTAGGAACAGGTTCACAGTTTCGATTAGCCTGACGAACTAACACTCGTCAGGAGGTCTGTAATGGTCGATCCGCGGACCCCGGTCATCGTCGGCGTCGGACAGTTCACCGAACGCATAGACGATTCCGACTACCGGGGCCTGTCGGCGGTGGACCTGGCGACCGAGGCGGTGCGTGCGGCGCTGGCCGACACCGGTGTCGATGTCACGGCGGCCGCGACGGCGATCGAGACGGTGTACGGCTTGCGCCAGTTCGAGATCTCCGGGCCGATGCCCGCGAAACTGGGCAAGTCGAACAACTATCCGCGTTCGGTGATGCGGCGGATCGGCGGCGATCCCACCCGCGTCGTGCTCGAACCGGTCGGCGGGCAGGGCCCGCAGAAGCTCGTCACCGAAGCCGGGAACGCCATCGCGGCAGGCGAATTCGATGTAGCGATGGTGATCGGTTCCGAACCGGGGTCGACGGCTCGGTACTTCGCCGACCGCGACGACAAGCCCGACTTCACCGAACAGGTCGACGGCCAACTCGAGGATCGCGGCCACCAAATCCACCAGTACTTCACCGAATACACCGCCTCGCACGGGCTGACCGGTGCCGCGGTGCAATACGGCCTGCTGGACAACGCACGCCGCGGCCGGCTCGGGCGCAGCGTCGGTGATTACCGGCAGGAGATGGCCGAGTTGTTCGCGCCCATGTCGAAAGTCGCTGCGAAGAACCCGTTCTCGTCATCTCCGGTCGAGCGCTCCGTCGAGGAGATCGTCACCGTCACCGACGACAACCGGATGATCTGCGATCCCTACCCCCGACTGCTGGTGGCGCGCGATCAGGTCAACCAGGGTGCCGCCGCGATCATGATGTCGGTGGCCGCCGCGCGTCGTCTCGGGGTACCCGAGGAGAAGTGGGTCTATCTGCACGGTCATTCGGACATGACCGAGCAGGGACTGCTGGACCGCGTCGACCTCGGCGCCAGCCCGGCGGCTGTGCATGCCGCGCGAGAAGCCTTGCGGGTGGCGGAAATCGGTGTCGACGACATCGCCACCTTCGACCTGTACAGCTGCTTCCCGTTCCCGGTCTTCGTCGTCTCCGAGGCGCTGGGCATCGACGGCGCCGATCCGCGCGGCCTTACCGTGACCGGCGGCCTGCCGTACTTCGGCGGACCGGGTAACAGCTACTCGCTACACGCCATCGCCGAAACGGTGGGCAGGATACGCGAGACACCAGGACAATTCGGGTTCGTCGGCGCCAACGGCGGCACCATGAGCAAGTACTCGGTGGGCATCTACTCGACCCTTCCGGTCGGGTGGCGGACGGACCGCAGTGCCGCCCTGAACCTCGACGTGGCCGCACTCCCCAAGGTGCCCGTCACCGAGTGGCCCGAAGGACGCGGGACAATCGAAACGTATTCGGTGCGCTACGACTGGCCGGTGCGCACCGGCGTCATCATCGGCAGATCCGATGCGGACAACACGAGGTTCATGGCGCTCACCGAGGACGAGAACCTCGTCGCGCTGATGTCCGACGGCGACCCCCTCGGTGCGGCGATCGAGGTGCGCCGCGACGGCAAGGTCAATCGCGCCAAGCTTCGGTAAGCCTCGCTCAAACCAGCGCGGCCAGCTTGCCCGCCAGGCGTTCCACGTAGGCCGCGACGTCGTCGGCGGACTTGTCCGGCAGCCCGAAGAGCACCTCGGTGACACCGAGATCGCCCCAACGGGCCAGCTTTTCGGGATCGGGCTTGAAGTCGAGCGCGACGATCTGCGGCGCGCCTTCGCGACCTGCTGCCGCCCAGGTGTCCTGCAGCAGCTTGACCGGCTCGTCGATGTCGAAGTCACGCGGCGTGGTGATCCAGCCGTCGGCGGACCGGGCGATCCACTTGAAATTCTTCTCGGTTCCCGCGGCGCCGACGAGGACCGGGATGTGCGATTGGATCGGCTTGGGCCACGCCCAACTCGGGCCGAAGTTGACGAACTCGCCCTCGTACGACGCTTCCTCCTGGGTCCACAGCGCCCGCATCGCTTCCAGATACTCGCGCAGCATCGTGCGCCGACGGCCGGGCGGCACGTTGTGGTCGGCAAGCTCGTCGGTGTTCCAGCCGAACCCCACCCCCAGGCTGACGCGGCCACCGGACAGGTGATCGAGCGTCGCGATCGATTTCGCCAGCGTGATCGGGTCGTGCTCGACCGGCAGCGCCACGGCCGTCGACAGCCGAACGCGAGAGGTCACGGCCGCGGCGGTACCCAGGCTGACCCACGGATCGAGCGTGCGCATGTAGCGGTCGTCGGGCAGCGACTCGTCGCCCGTCGTCGGGTGCGCAGCCTGCCTCTTGATCGGGATATGCGTGTGTTCGGGCACGTAGAACGTGGTGAACCCGTGGTCCTCGGCCAGCTTGGCGGCCGCTGCGGGCGTGATCCCACGATCACTGGTGAACAGCACGAGCCCGTAGTTCATGCCCAGAATTAGAACGTGTTTCACTCTGGGGGGCAAGCGCCGACTTTTTCTCAGCGCGAGCGATAGCTCAAGGTGATCGCCACGGTGCCCAATCCGGAGCTCGACGGCGGACAACCGGGGCATGTGGGCGGATTCGAACTTCGACGACCGCACGCAGTACAACGATGGGTTCCGCACGCAGCTGGTCGGCGCGCCCGAACAGATCGCCGAACGCATTGCGGCGTACCGCAAATGCGGTGTCGACTCGATCCTCGGCGGTTTCCTGCACTTCCAGGAGGAGATCGAGTACTTCGGAGCCGAAGCGTTGCCCGTTGGTCCGCGAAATCGAGGAGATTCAATAGGCGAACCCGCGCTCGCCTCAGCATGACCACTGTGCGCTAGCGTGGTTTTCGAAGCCCGCCCGAGCACAGGAGAGGCCATGACGTACCCCCCAAGTTCGCCCGGTAGCCCGGGATACCCGCCCGCACAGCAGCCGACCACCCAGTTCTCTGCGCCGACGCAGCAGTTCGGCAAGTCACCGGAGGTGGGGCAGTCGGCCGCCGACGCCCCGAGCAGGCTGCCGGGCTACCTCGCCATCGCGGTGGCTCTGTTGGGCCTGGCGGTGTACCTGTCGAGCTTCGCGCCGCTGTTCACCATCTCCGCCTCCGATTTCCCGGGCCTGGGCAGCATCAGCGGAAGCTCGTTCGGCCTGGTGCTCGCTGTCGCCGCGTCGCTCGTGGCGGGGCTGCTGGCCGGGGCGAGCCTGCTGCCACGGCAGGGCGTCTCCACGCCGGCCTACACCGTGCTGGCAGTCGCCGCGTTCCTCCTCGTCATCGCCGAGGTGATCAACCGGCCCAGCGGCGCCGCGATCGACTGGGGGCTGTACCTGATCATCGCGTTCTCGCTGTTGCAGGCGGTCGTCGCCGTCGCGGTGCTGCTGTTCGAGTCCGGCGTCATCACCCCGCCGGTACCGCGGCCGAAGTACGACCAGTCCTACGGGCAGCAGTACGGCGCTCCGGGCCACTACTACGGCCAGTCCCACGGCCAGTCCCATGGCCAGTCCCATGGCCAGTCCCATGGCCAGTCCCATGGCCAGTCACTTCACGGCGGACCGCAACATCAGCAGCGGCCGGGATATCCGTCGACGTACCCGGGCGGTTATCCGGGCGGCCCGTCGACGGGTGGCTTCCCAGGGGCCCCGCAACAAGGCCAGCAGCACGGCCAGCAGGGCCCGCCGACGCCGCCGACCGGATTTCCCGCGTACGGCCAGCCACCGTCATCCTCTTCGCCGACGTCGACCCAGGATCCGTCACAGCCGTCGCCCTCATCGCAGTCGACCCCGCCGCCGTCCTGAGTTGAGCCAGTAGTCTGAGCCGCGCGTGCGTCACCGTCGCGCGGCAGCCTGACTGAGGAGCGGCCCAACCAGTGGATCAACGGGCAGTCGGCGCACGCCAGGCGCGTGAGCTGCTTCGGGTCGCGTTCGGGCCGTCGTTGGTGGCGCTCGTCGTCATCGCGGCGATCGTGCTGCTGCAGCTGCTCATCGCCAACAGCGACATGACCGGCGCGCTCGGCGCGATCGCCAGCATGTGGCTCGGCGTGCACCTGGTACCGGTGTCGATCGGCGGAGCCGAGGTCGGGGTGCTGCCGCTCTTGCCGGTGCTCGTGATGGTGTGGGGCACCGCGCGCACGACAGCCGCGGCCACCAACCCGCACGGCTCGTGGTTCGTGACGCGCTGGGTCGTGGCCTCTGCGCTGGGCGGACCGCTGTTGCTCGCCGCGATCGCGCTGGCCGTCATCCACGACGCCGCGTCGGTGCTCACCGAACTGCAGACCCCGCACGCGCTGCGCGCATTCGGCGGCGTGCTGGCCGTACACGCGATCGGTGCGGTGGTGGGCGTCGGGTCGCGAGTCGGCAGGCGAGTGATGGCCGGGGTGTCACTGCCCGCCTGGCTGCCGGACGCGTTCCGAGCCGCCGCCGCGGGTGTGCTTGCGCTGGTCGGCCTCTCGGGTGTCGTGATGGCCGGTTCGCTGCTTGTGCACTGGTCGACGATGCACGACCTCTACTCGATCACCGACTCGATGTTCGGCCAGTTCAGCCTGACCGTGCTGTCGGTGCTCTACATACCCAATGTGATGGTCGGGACGGCAGCGGTGGCGGTCGGATCCAGCGCGCACGTCGGGCTCGCCACCTTCAGTTCGTTCACGGTGTTCGGCGGCGACATCCCGGCGCTTCCCCTGCTGGCCGCGGTGCCGACGCCGCCGCTGGGCCCGGTATGGGTGGCGCTGCTGATCGTCGCGGCGGCATCCGCGGTGGCGGTCGGGCAGCAGTGCGCGCGACGGCCGCTTGCGCTCGGGCCCGCGTTGGCCAAGTTGGCCGTTGCCTCCGGCCTGGCCGCGCTGACCATGGTGCTGCTCGGCTACGCCGGTGGTGGGCGGCTCGGCAACTTCGGGGACGTCGGCGTGGACCAGGCGACGTTCGGACCCGCGGTCTTCTTCTGGTTCGCCGGGATCGGCGCGCTGACCGTGTCGATGACGGGCGGCATCGCCCGCAGGCCGCGGGCGCCGGAGCCGGTTGTCGAGGCGGAAGCCGAGCCGGACGTGGGCTCCCAACCGGAACCCGAGCCCGAGTCCGCCGACCCCGAGCCCCAGCCCGAGCCTGCTGGCGGGGAGCCCGAACCCGAGCGTGCGGAACTGGAAGACACCGAAGCCGACGTCGAAGCTACCCGGGACGTCCCGAACGACAGCAAAAACGACGTCGTCGAGGACCCCGAGGACCACTTCATGGCGGACGACGACGGCGCACCCGGTAGCCATTAGGCTGCCAGGCGTGCAGCAGCCCCTCCGTGTGCCACCGAAGGTCCCCGCACGGGTCGTGGTGCTGGCATCGGGGACCGGTTCGCTGCTGCGCTCGCTACTCGACGCCACCGGGGGCGAGTACCCCGCGTCGATCGTCGCCGTCGGTGCGGACCGCGACTGCGCGGCCCTCGACATCGCCGCGGCCGCCTCGGTTCCCACCTATACCGTGCGGCTTCGCGACTACCCGGACCGGGAGGCGTGGGACGTCGCGATCACCGAAGCCACCGCTGCTTACGAGCCCGATCTGATCGTGTCCGCCGGATTCATGAAGATCCTTGGGCCACAGTTTCTTTCGCGGTTCACGGGACGGATCATCAACACGCACCCGGCGCTGCTGCCCGCATTCCCCGGCGCACACGCGGTACCCGATGCGCTCACCTACGGAGTGAAGGTGACCGGCTGCAGCGTGCATCTGGTGGACGCCGGAACCGACACCGGACCGGTGCTGGCCCAGGAGGCCGTCCCGGTCCTCGACGACGACGACGAGGCGACGCTGCACGAGCGGATCAAGGTCGTCGAACGACGACTACTGGTGCAAGTACTGGCCGCCGTGGCTGTCCGCGGCGTGACCTGGACCGGACGAAAGGCGACACTGGGATGACCGAGGGCAAGCGGCCGATTCGGCGGGCGTTGATCAGCGTCTACGACAAGACCGGCCTGGCCGAGTTGGCGCGCGGGCTGCACGATGCCGGGGTCAGCATCGTGTCGACCGGCTCCACCGCGAAAAGCATTGCCGCCGAGGGGGTCCCGGTAACCCCGGTGGAAGAGGTCACCGGCTTTCCCGAGGTGCTTGACGGGCGGGTCAAGACGCTGCACCCGCGTGTGCACGCCGGCCTGCTCGCCGATCAGCGTAAACCCGACCATGTTTCGGCGCTGGCCGAACTCGGTGTCGAGGCGTTCGAGCTGGTCGTGGTCAACCTGTATCCGTTCAGCGAGACCGTCGACTCCGGCGCCGGCATCGACGAATGTGTCGAGCAGATCGACATCGGCGGCCCCTCGATGGTTCGGGCCGCCGCAAAGAACCACCCCAGCGTCGCGGTGGTCGTCGACCCACTGGGCTATGACGGCGTGCTCGCCGCGGTGCACGCGGGCGGTTTCACGCTCGACGAGCGGAAGAAGCTGGCGTCGTTGGCATTTCGTCATACGGCCGAATACGACGTGGCGGTCGCGTCGTGGATGGGTTCGGTGCTGGCACCGGAGCCCGGAAGCCCGCTGCCCAACTGGGTCGGTGCCACCTGGCGGCGCAGTGCCGTGCTGCGCTACGGCGAGAACCCGCACCAGCAAGCCGCGCTCTACCGCAACGACGCCGCGTGGCCGGGCTTGGCGCAGGCGGAGCAACTACACGGCAAGGAGATGTCCTACAACAACTACACCGACGCCGACGCCGCATGGCGGGCCGCGTTCGACCATTCCGAGACGTGTGTGGCGATCATCAAGCACGCCAACCCGTGTGGCATCGCGGTGTCGTCGGTGTCGGTGGCCGACGCGCACCGCAAGGCCCACGAATGTGATCCGCTCTCGGCGTTCGGCGGCGTGATCGCGGCGAACACCACGGTGACCGTCGAGATGGCCGAGACCGTCGCCGACATCTTCACGGAAGTCATCATCGCCCCGGCCTACGAGCCGGGTGCGGTGGAGGTGCTCGCCCGCAAGAAGAACATCCGGGTCCTGGTGGCCTCCGAACCACAACCTGGGGGCACCGAGTTCCGCCAGGTCAGCGGCGGGCTGCTGGTACAACAGCGCGACGAGTTCACCGCTGCCGGCGACGACCCCGTCAACTGGACACTGGCCACCGGCGAGCCCGCCGGCCCGGCCACCTTGGCGGACCTGAAGTTCGCGTGGCGGGTGTGCCGGGCGGTGAAATCGAACGCGATCGTCGTCGCGGCGGACGGCGCCACCGTCGGTGTCGGTATGGGCCAGGTGAACCGTGTCGACGCCGCCCGCCTCGCGGTGCAGCGGGCCGGGGACCGGGTGCGGGGCGCGGTCGCCGCCTCCGACGCGTTCTTCCCGTTCCCCGACGGGTTGGAAGTGCTGACGGAGGGCGGCGTCAAAGCGATCGTCCACCCGGGCGGTTCCGTCCGCGACGACCAGGTCACCGAAGCGGCTGCCAGCGCGGGAATCTCGCTCTACCTCACCGGGGCGCGTCACTTCGCGCACTGACATTGCCGCGCGAGTGACCGCAAAATGCCAACTTTGCGGCGGCGTGTCGCGTGCAGACGCGGTCGGTCGCGCAGAAGGTTAGCGTGGAGGGGTGACTCAACCCCAGGAACTACCCCGCACGGTCGGCGAGCTGAGGGCGTCCGGCCACCGCGAGCGCGGCGTCAAGCAGGAAATCCGGGAGAACTTGCTGGCCGCGCTATCCGAGGGCCGCAACCCGTGGCTGGGCATCTTCGGCTTCGACGACACCGTCATTCCGCAGCTGGAGCGCGCGTTGATCGCCGGCCACGACATCGTGCTGCTCGGCGAACGCGGTCAGGGCAAGACTCGGCTGCTTCGTGCGCTGAGCGGCCTGCTGGACGAGTGGACGCCAGTGATCGCCGGCTCCGAGCTGGGCGAGCACCCGTTCAGCCCGATCACTCCCGAGTCGATTCGACGGGCGGCCGACTCGGGCGACGACCTGCCCGTCGCCTGGCGGCACCGCAGCGAGCGCTACACCGAGAAGCTGGCCACCCCGGACACCAGCGTCGCCGACCTGGTCGGCGACATCGACCCGATCAAGGTGGCCGAGGGCCGCAGCCTCGGCGACCCGGAGACCATCGCCTACGGCCTCATCCCGCGGGCGCATCGCGGCATCGTCGCGATCAACGAGCTGCCCGACCTCGCCGAGCGCATCCAGGTGTCCATGCTCAACGTGATGGAGGAGCGCGACATCCAGGTGCGCGGCTACACGCTGCGGTTGCCGCTCGACGTTCTCGTCGTCGCCAGTGCCAACCCCGAGGACTACACGAATCGCGGCCGGATCATCACCCCGCTCAAGGACCGCTTCGGCGCCGAGATCCGCACGCACTACCCGCTGGAGCTCAAAGCGGAAGTCGGCGTCATCATGCAGGAGGCGCACCTGGCCGCCGAGGTGCCCGAGTACCTGGTGCAGGTGCTCGCCCGCTTCGCCCGCTATCTGCGTGAGTCCCGCTCGATCGACCAGCGTTCCGGGGTGTCGGCGCGGTTCGCGATCGCGGCCGCCGAAACGGTCGCCGCGGCCGCGCGTCACCGATCGGCGGTTCTGGGCGAGCACGAGTCGGTGGCCCGGGTAATCGACTTGGCCTCCATCGTGGAAGTGCTGCGCGGCAAGCTCGAGTTCGAGTCCGGCGAAGAGGGCCGCGAGCAGGCGGTGCTCGAACACCTCCTGCGGCGGGCCACCGCCGACACCGCGCAGCGACTGCTCGGCGGTATCGACGTCGGCCCGCTGGTGGTCGCGATCGAGAACGGCTCCGCGGTCACCACGGGTGAGCGGGTGGCGGCGCGCGACGTGCTGGACGCGGTTCCCGAAGTGCCCGCGATCGCCGAGATTCAGAAGCGTCTCGACGCGAAAAGCGACGGGCAGCGTGCCGCCGCCGTGGAGCTGGCGCTCGAAGCGCTGTATCTGGCCAAGCGGATCGACAAGGTGTCGGGCGAAGGCGAAACCACATATGGCTGACCATGAGTAAGC contains:
- the sucD gene encoding succinate--CoA ligase subunit alpha, with amino-acid sequence MSIFLNKNSKVIVQGITGKEASLHTARMLKAGTQLVGGVNARKAGTTVSHVDKDGKGIELPVFGTVAEAMKETGADVSVVFVPPKFAKDAIIEAIDAEIPLLVVITEGIPVQDTAFAWAYNLSKNGEGSPKTRIIGPNCPGIITPDEALAGITPANITGAGPVGLVSKSGTLTYQMMYELRDLGFSTAIGIGGDPVIGTTHIDAIEAFEKDPDTKVIVMIGEIGGDAEERAADYIKANVSKPVVGYVAGFTAPEGKTMGHAGAIVSGSSGTAQAKKEALEAAGVRVGKTPSETARLAREILQTL
- a CDS encoding acetyl-CoA acetyltransferase, which codes for MVDPRTPVIVGVGQFTERIDDSDYRGLSAVDLATEAVRAALADTGVDVTAAATAIETVYGLRQFEISGPMPAKLGKSNNYPRSVMRRIGGDPTRVVLEPVGGQGPQKLVTEAGNAIAAGEFDVAMVIGSEPGSTARYFADRDDKPDFTEQVDGQLEDRGHQIHQYFTEYTASHGLTGAAVQYGLLDNARRGRLGRSVGDYRQEMAELFAPMSKVAAKNPFSSSPVERSVEEIVTVTDDNRMICDPYPRLLVARDQVNQGAAAIMMSVAAARRLGVPEEKWVYLHGHSDMTEQGLLDRVDLGASPAAVHAAREALRVAEIGVDDIATFDLYSCFPFPVFVVSEALGIDGADPRGLTVTGGLPYFGGPGNSYSLHAIAETVGRIRETPGQFGFVGANGGTMSKYSVGIYSTLPVGWRTDRSAALNLDVAALPKVPVTEWPEGRGTIETYSVRYDWPVRTGVIIGRSDADNTRFMALTEDENLVALMSDGDPLGAAIEVRRDGKVNRAKLR
- a CDS encoding LLM class F420-dependent oxidoreductase; this translates as MNYGLVLFTSDRGITPAAAAKLAEDHGFTTFYVPEHTHIPIKRQAAHPTTGDESLPDDRYMRTLDPWVSLGTAAAVTSRVRLSTAVALPVEHDPITLAKSIATLDHLSGGRVSLGVGFGWNTDELADHNVPPGRRRTMLREYLEAMRALWTQEEASYEGEFVNFGPSWAWPKPIQSHIPVLVGAAGTEKNFKWIARSADGWITTPRDFDIDEPVKLLQDTWAAAGREGAPQIVALDFKPDPEKLARWGDLGVTEVLFGLPDKSADDVAAYVERLAGKLAALV
- a CDS encoding DUF5336 domain-containing protein, producing the protein MTYPPSSPGSPGYPPAQQPTTQFSAPTQQFGKSPEVGQSAADAPSRLPGYLAIAVALLGLAVYLSSFAPLFTISASDFPGLGSISGSSFGLVLAVAASLVAGLLAGASLLPRQGVSTPAYTVLAVAAFLLVIAEVINRPSGAAIDWGLYLIIAFSLLQAVVAVAVLLFESGVITPPVPRPKYDQSYGQQYGAPGHYYGQSHGQSHGQSHGQSHGQSHGQSLHGGPQHQQRPGYPSTYPGGYPGGPSTGGFPGAPQQGQQHGQQGPPTPPTGFPAYGQPPSSSSPTSTQDPSQPSPSSQSTPPPS
- a CDS encoding cell division protein PerM translates to MDQRAVGARQARELLRVAFGPSLVALVVIAAIVLLQLLIANSDMTGALGAIASMWLGVHLVPVSIGGAEVGVLPLLPVLVMVWGTARTTAAATNPHGSWFVTRWVVASALGGPLLLAAIALAVIHDAASVLTELQTPHALRAFGGVLAVHAIGAVVGVGSRVGRRVMAGVSLPAWLPDAFRAAAAGVLALVGLSGVVMAGSLLVHWSTMHDLYSITDSMFGQFSLTVLSVLYIPNVMVGTAAVAVGSSAHVGLATFSSFTVFGGDIPALPLLAAVPTPPLGPVWVALLIVAAASAVAVGQQCARRPLALGPALAKLAVASGLAALTMVLLGYAGGGRLGNFGDVGVDQATFGPAVFFWFAGIGALTVSMTGGIARRPRAPEPVVEAEAEPDVGSQPEPEPESADPEPQPEPAGGEPEPERAELEDTEADVEATRDVPNDSKNDVVEDPEDHFMADDDGAPGSH
- the purN gene encoding phosphoribosylglycinamide formyltransferase, whose protein sequence is MQQPLRVPPKVPARVVVLASGTGSLLRSLLDATGGEYPASIVAVGADRDCAALDIAAAASVPTYTVRLRDYPDREAWDVAITEATAAYEPDLIVSAGFMKILGPQFLSRFTGRIINTHPALLPAFPGAHAVPDALTYGVKVTGCSVHLVDAGTDTGPVLAQEAVPVLDDDDEATLHERIKVVERRLLVQVLAAVAVRGVTWTGRKATLG
- the purH gene encoding bifunctional phosphoribosylaminoimidazolecarboxamide formyltransferase/IMP cyclohydrolase, with amino-acid sequence MTEGKRPIRRALISVYDKTGLAELARGLHDAGVSIVSTGSTAKSIAAEGVPVTPVEEVTGFPEVLDGRVKTLHPRVHAGLLADQRKPDHVSALAELGVEAFELVVVNLYPFSETVDSGAGIDECVEQIDIGGPSMVRAAAKNHPSVAVVVDPLGYDGVLAAVHAGGFTLDERKKLASLAFRHTAEYDVAVASWMGSVLAPEPGSPLPNWVGATWRRSAVLRYGENPHQQAALYRNDAAWPGLAQAEQLHGKEMSYNNYTDADAAWRAAFDHSETCVAIIKHANPCGIAVSSVSVADAHRKAHECDPLSAFGGVIAANTTVTVEMAETVADIFTEVIIAPAYEPGAVEVLARKKNIRVLVASEPQPGGTEFRQVSGGLLVQQRDEFTAAGDDPVNWTLATGEPAGPATLADLKFAWRVCRAVKSNAIVVAADGATVGVGMGQVNRVDAARLAVQRAGDRVRGAVAASDAFFPFPDGLEVLTEGGVKAIVHPGGSVRDDQVTEAAASAGISLYLTGARHFAH
- a CDS encoding sigma 54-interacting transcriptional regulator, which translates into the protein MTQPQELPRTVGELRASGHRERGVKQEIRENLLAALSEGRNPWLGIFGFDDTVIPQLERALIAGHDIVLLGERGQGKTRLLRALSGLLDEWTPVIAGSELGEHPFSPITPESIRRAADSGDDLPVAWRHRSERYTEKLATPDTSVADLVGDIDPIKVAEGRSLGDPETIAYGLIPRAHRGIVAINELPDLAERIQVSMLNVMEERDIQVRGYTLRLPLDVLVVASANPEDYTNRGRIITPLKDRFGAEIRTHYPLELKAEVGVIMQEAHLAAEVPEYLVQVLARFARYLRESRSIDQRSGVSARFAIAAAETVAAAARHRSAVLGEHESVARVIDLASIVEVLRGKLEFESGEEGREQAVLEHLLRRATADTAQRLLGGIDVGPLVVAIENGSAVTTGERVAARDVLDAVPEVPAIAEIQKRLDAKSDGQRAAAVELALEALYLAKRIDKVSGEGETTYG